The following proteins are co-located in the Pseudomonas fluorescens genome:
- a CDS encoding CDP-alcohol phosphatidyltransferase family protein → MISIYQLKPRFQNLLRPLVQRLYDNGTTANQITVLAGVISLLVGLLIASFAQHLWLFALIPLWMILRMALNAIDGMLARDFGQQSRLGAYLNELCDVIADSALILPFALIPDASLVPVLLVALLAVFSEYAGVLGPMVGASRRYDGPMGKSDRAFVLGVLATGVALGWLNAGWVDTVMWLVAALLAYTLVNRVRQGLKETTSPSA, encoded by the coding sequence ATGATTTCGATCTATCAACTCAAGCCGCGTTTTCAAAACCTGCTGCGCCCCCTCGTGCAGCGTCTCTATGACAACGGCACCACCGCCAACCAGATCACCGTGTTGGCTGGCGTGATTTCCCTGCTGGTCGGCCTGTTGATCGCCAGCTTCGCCCAACACCTTTGGCTGTTTGCGCTGATCCCGCTGTGGATGATCCTGCGCATGGCCCTCAACGCCATCGACGGCATGCTCGCCCGGGACTTTGGCCAGCAGTCGCGCCTCGGCGCCTACCTCAATGAACTGTGCGACGTCATCGCCGACAGCGCGCTGATCCTGCCCTTTGCGCTGATCCCCGATGCCAGCCTGGTGCCCGTATTGCTGGTGGCGCTGCTCGCCGTGTTCAGTGAATACGCTGGCGTGCTCGGGCCAATGGTGGGCGCTTCGCGCCGCTACGACGGGCCGATGGGTAAGAGTGATCGCGCGTTTGTACTCGGGGTGCTCGCCACCGGCGTGGCACTGGGTTGGCTCAATGCTGGCTGGGTCGACACGGTGATGTGGCTGGTCGCCGCCCTGCTCGCCTATACCTTGGTCAACCGCGTGCGCCAAGGTCTCAAAGAAACCACTTCCCCTTCTGCATAA
- a CDS encoding lysophospholipid acyltransferase family protein: MFEPVVATLITSMARTVTGARSLWLGCAPVPVQRIYFANHSSHGDFVLLWASLPQNLRKFTRPVAGSDYWNKSALRRYIINRVFNGVLIDRERKDPVDNPLQPMLAALEGGDSLIIFPEGTRNLEDGLLPFKSGLYHLAKSYPQAELIPVWIANLNRVMPKGRVLPLPLLCTTSFGAPLQLEEGEDKAAFLARTRDALLALAPEHV; the protein is encoded by the coding sequence ATGTTCGAACCTGTGGTCGCCACGCTGATTACCTCGATGGCCCGCACCGTCACCGGCGCCCGTAGCCTGTGGCTGGGCTGCGCGCCGGTCCCGGTGCAACGTATTTACTTCGCCAACCACAGCAGCCACGGCGACTTCGTGCTGCTGTGGGCATCACTGCCGCAGAACCTGCGCAAATTCACGCGCCCGGTGGCCGGTAGCGATTATTGGAACAAAAGCGCGTTGCGCCGCTACATCATCAACCGCGTATTCAATGGCGTGCTGATCGACCGCGAGCGTAAAGACCCTGTGGATAACCCTTTGCAGCCGATGCTGGCCGCGCTTGAAGGCGGCGACTCGCTGATCATCTTCCCCGAAGGCACGCGCAATCTGGAAGACGGCCTGCTGCCATTCAAAAGCGGCCTGTATCACCTGGCAAAAAGTTACCCACAGGCGGAATTGATCCCGGTGTGGATAGCCAACCTCAACCGCGTCATGCCCAAGGGCCGCGTGCTGCCACTGCCGTTGTTGTGCACCACCAGCTTCGGCGCGCCGTTGCAACTGGAAGAGGGCGAAGACAAAGCCGCGTTCCTCGCCCGTACCCGCGACGCCCTGCTCGCCCTTGCCCCGGAGCATGTCTGA
- a CDS encoding phosphatidate cytidylyltransferase has protein sequence MDSQTLMLFGGIGAILVLASLIGLILKLRTRGTPNAVIDNLNARINAWWVMVVVIGIAFWLGTGAVILLFYAVSFYALREFLTLTPTRRSDYPALVAAFYVALPLQYMLIYSDWYGLFSIFIPVYVFLLLPILASLGGDSTHFLERASKVQWGLMIAVFCVSFVPALLTLDIPGYEGRNLLLIAYLVIVVQLSDVLQYVCGKLFGKHKIAPNLSPSKTVEGFVGGILLSSLIGAALWWTTPFNPWQSFLIALLINLLGFAGGIVMSAIKRDRGVKDWGHMIEGHGGMLDRLDSVCFAAPIFFHLVRYWWT, from the coding sequence ATGGATAGCCAAACCCTGATGTTGTTCGGTGGGATCGGCGCGATCCTGGTACTCGCCTCATTGATCGGACTGATCCTCAAACTGCGCACCCGTGGCACGCCGAATGCGGTGATCGACAACCTCAACGCCCGCATCAACGCCTGGTGGGTGATGGTGGTGGTCATCGGTATTGCCTTCTGGCTGGGTACCGGCGCGGTGATCCTGCTGTTCTACGCGGTGTCGTTCTATGCCCTGCGCGAATTCCTCACCCTGACCCCCACGCGCCGCAGCGACTACCCGGCGCTGGTGGCCGCGTTTTACGTGGCCCTGCCCTTGCAATACATGCTGATCTACTCGGACTGGTATGGGCTGTTCTCGATCTTTATCCCGGTGTACGTGTTCCTGCTGCTGCCGATCCTCGCGTCCCTCGGAGGCGACAGCACGCACTTTCTCGAACGGGCGTCGAAAGTGCAGTGGGGCCTGATGATCGCGGTCTTCTGCGTGTCGTTCGTGCCGGCCCTGTTGACCCTCGACATCCCCGGTTACGAAGGCCGCAACCTCTTGCTGATCGCCTATCTGGTGATCGTGGTGCAACTGTCTGACGTGCTGCAGTACGTGTGCGGCAAACTGTTCGGCAAACACAAGATCGCGCCCAACCTGTCGCCCTCCAAAACGGTTGAAGGGTTTGTTGGCGGGATTCTGCTGTCGTCCCTGATCGGTGCGGCGTTGTGGTGGACGACGCCGTTTAATCCGTGGCAGTCATTTTTGATCGCCTTGTTGATCAACCTGTTGGGTTTTGCCGGCGGCATTGTGATGTCGGCAATCAAGCGCGACCGGGGCGTTAAGGATTGGGGGCATATGATCGAAGGCCATGGCGGGATGCTGGATCGGCTGGATTCGGTGTGTTTTGCTGCGCCGATTTTCTTTCATCTCGTTCGCTACTGGTGGACCTGA
- a CDS encoding bifunctional alpha/beta hydrolase/class I SAM-dependent methyltransferase, giving the protein MREQHDHTFSTHDGVELFYRHWPATAPAGDEPRKAILLFHRGHEHSGRIAHLVDELDLPQFDFFAWDARGHGQSPGARGDSPSFATSARDVQTFCEHIGATYGIDEENVAVIAQSVGAVIAATWVHDYAPKIRALVLASPAFKVKLYVPFARPGLALMRKVRGNFFVNSYVKAKFLSHDPERVASYDSDPLITKAISVNVLLGLYEAADRVVADAQAIQVPTQLLISGSDFVVHRKPQQQFFDRLGSLKKELHILPGFFHDTLGERDRAIALSSAKRFILQNFAHPLDRASLLDADKLGATCAESESLAAPLPRHSLRDLYWRMTRASMGLGKNLSAGVKLGFDTGFDSGSTLDYVYRNTPTGKGGLGRMIDTNYLNSIGWRGIRQRKLNVEELLRLAMAKLRADDREVRIVDIAAGHGRYILEALQGVSPLPESILLRDYSDINVRDGGALIREKGLGDIAQFVKGDAFDRADLAALDPKPSLAVVSGLYELFADNGMVGGSLAGLAEAVEPGGYLVYTGQPWHPQLELIARALTSHRQGQAWVMRRRSQAEMDQLVEAAGFRKLTQRVDEWGIFTVSLAQKI; this is encoded by the coding sequence ATGCGCGAACAGCACGATCACACCTTCAGTACCCATGATGGCGTCGAGCTTTTCTATCGGCACTGGCCGGCCACGGCGCCTGCGGGCGACGAGCCGCGCAAGGCGATCCTGCTGTTTCATCGCGGCCACGAGCATTCGGGGCGCATTGCTCACTTGGTCGACGAACTCGACCTGCCGCAATTCGATTTCTTCGCCTGGGACGCACGCGGCCACGGCCAATCCCCCGGTGCACGCGGTGACAGCCCCAGCTTCGCCACCAGCGCGCGCGACGTGCAGACCTTCTGCGAGCATATCGGCGCCACTTACGGCATCGACGAAGAGAACGTCGCCGTCATCGCCCAAAGCGTGGGCGCCGTGATCGCCGCCACCTGGGTGCACGATTACGCCCCCAAAATCCGCGCCCTGGTGCTGGCCTCCCCGGCGTTCAAGGTCAAGCTCTACGTACCTTTTGCGCGACCGGGCCTGGCGCTGATGCGCAAAGTGCGCGGCAACTTTTTCGTCAACAGTTACGTCAAGGCCAAGTTCCTCAGCCACGACCCGGAGCGAGTCGCGTCCTACGACAGCGACCCCTTGATCACCAAAGCCATTTCAGTGAATGTGCTGCTCGGGTTGTACGAAGCTGCCGATCGCGTTGTAGCCGATGCCCAGGCGATTCAAGTGCCCACACAGCTGTTGATCTCCGGCTCCGACTTTGTGGTGCACCGTAAACCCCAGCAGCAATTTTTCGACCGCCTCGGCAGCCTGAAAAAAGAGCTGCATATTCTTCCCGGCTTTTTCCACGACACCCTCGGCGAACGCGACCGAGCGATCGCCCTGAGCAGCGCCAAGCGCTTTATCCTGCAGAACTTCGCTCACCCGCTGGACCGCGCGTCTTTGCTCGACGCCGACAAACTGGGCGCCACCTGCGCCGAGTCAGAATCCCTCGCCGCGCCGCTGCCCCGTCATTCATTGCGCGACCTGTACTGGCGCATGACCCGCGCCAGCATGGGCTTGGGCAAGAACCTGTCGGCCGGGGTGAAATTGGGCTTCGACACCGGCTTCGACTCCGGCAGCACGCTGGACTACGTGTACCGCAACACGCCCACCGGCAAGGGCGGGCTGGGGCGGATGATCGACACCAATTACCTCAACTCCATCGGCTGGCGGGGCATTCGCCAGCGCAAGCTGAATGTCGAAGAACTGCTGCGCCTGGCCATGGCCAAGTTGCGTGCAGATGATCGTGAGGTGCGAATTGTCGATATCGCCGCCGGCCACGGCCGCTACATTCTCGAAGCCTTGCAGGGCGTTTCGCCGCTGCCGGAATCAATCCTGCTGCGCGACTACAGTGACATCAACGTACGCGACGGTGGCGCGCTGATCCGCGAAAAAGGCCTTGGGGATATCGCCCAGTTCGTCAAAGGTGATGCGTTTGACCGGGCTGATCTGGCGGCCCTGGACCCCAAGCCGAGCTTGGCAGTGGTGTCCGGGCTGTATGAGTTGTTTGCCGATAACGGCATGGTCGGCGGTTCGTTGGCAGGTCTGGCCGAAGCGGTGGAGCCTGGCGGTTATCTGGTTTACACCGGCCAACCGTGGCATCCGCAGCTGGAATTGATCGCCCGCGCGCTCACCAGCCATCGCCAGGGCCAGGCCTGGGTGATGCGCCGGCGCAGCCAGGCAGAAATGGATCAGTTGGTTGAGGCCGCAGGCTTTCGCAAGCTCACCCAGCGTGTGGACGAGTGGGGCATTTTCACCGTGTCCCTGGCACAGAAGATCTGA
- a CDS encoding phosphatase PAP2/dual specificity phosphatase family protein has translation MREPGLLKPAVLWLLLLAPLFFATYGFATWVTSQRSDVGTLVFGWETHMPFWAWTIVPYWSIDLLYGFSLLLPNTRHELKQHALRLLSAQVIAVSCFLIWPLRFTFERPELDGVFGWLFAVLAGFDKPFNQAPSLHIALLVILWVMYQRHTQGLWRWVVHGWFTLIGISVLSTYQHHFIDLPTGALAGWLCVWLWPVEHPSPLLNARLARDSQHWRLGLRYGAGSVVLLIVALTLGGGWLWLIWPAVSLALIKANYLVLGAAGFQKRADGRLTPAARWLYAPYLAAAWINSRWWTRNHPQSDQVVDNVWLGRIPTVSEQGSFKAIVDLCAELPMNPQGRAYQCIPVLDLIAPTPAECLHAAQAIERLRLSGPVLVCCALGYSRSATAVAAWLLHSGRAASVEEALAIIRTARPSVVLHPTHREALEGLPHAC, from the coding sequence ATGCGCGAACCCGGCTTATTGAAACCGGCCGTCCTGTGGCTGCTGTTGTTGGCGCCGTTGTTTTTCGCTACCTACGGCTTCGCCACCTGGGTCACCAGCCAGCGCAGCGATGTCGGCACACTGGTATTCGGCTGGGAAACCCATATGCCGTTCTGGGCCTGGACCATCGTGCCGTATTGGTCCATTGACCTGCTCTACGGGTTCTCCTTGCTGTTGCCCAACACTCGCCATGAGCTGAAACAACACGCGTTGCGCCTGCTCAGTGCGCAAGTGATTGCCGTGAGCTGCTTCCTCATCTGGCCACTGCGTTTCACCTTTGAACGGCCGGAACTGGACGGTGTGTTTGGCTGGCTGTTTGCGGTGCTGGCCGGCTTCGACAAACCGTTTAACCAGGCGCCCTCACTGCACATCGCGCTGCTGGTGATCCTGTGGGTCATGTACCAGCGCCACACTCAAGGGCTCTGGCGTTGGGTGGTGCATGGCTGGTTCACGTTGATCGGCATTTCGGTGCTGTCCACTTATCAACATCACTTTATTGACTTACCCACAGGCGCCCTCGCGGGCTGGTTATGCGTGTGGTTGTGGCCAGTGGAGCACCCGAGCCCGCTGTTGAATGCACGGCTTGCGCGGGATTCGCAGCACTGGCGGCTGGGTTTGCGTTACGGCGCGGGGTCGGTGGTGCTGTTGATTGTGGCGCTGACCTTGGGCGGCGGGTGGCTGTGGCTGATCTGGCCGGCGGTGTCCCTTGCGCTGATAAAGGCGAACTACCTGGTGCTGGGCGCCGCAGGCTTTCAGAAACGCGCCGATGGCCGTCTGACGCCCGCCGCACGCTGGTTGTACGCGCCCTACTTGGCTGCGGCCTGGATTAACTCGCGGTGGTGGACGCGAAACCATCCACAATCTGACCAGGTTGTGGATAACGTTTGGCTGGGTCGAATTCCTACCGTCAGCGAGCAGGGTTCATTCAAGGCTATCGTCGATCTGTGTGCGGAATTGCCGATGAATCCCCAGGGCCGCGCCTATCAATGCATCCCTGTGCTCGACTTGATCGCCCCAACCCCCGCCGAATGCCTGCACGCCGCGCAAGCCATTGAACGCTTGCGCCTCAGCGGCCCCGTGCTGGTGTGCTGCGCCTTGGGTTATTCGCGCAGCGCCACGGCAGTCGCTGCCTGGTTGCTGCACAGTGGTCGCGCGGCCAGTGTCGAGGAAGCGCTGGCTATTATTCGTACAGCGAGGCCCAGCGTGGTCCTGCATCCCACTCACCGTGAAGCTCTGGAGGGTTTACCCCATGCCTGCTGA
- a CDS encoding LysE family translocator, which yields MAQLWLFLLALSVAFLLPGPDMILLLQTGARQGKALALTTAIGLGLARACHVALAGMGLATLFKVAPWTFDVVRLGGAAYLLWLGVQCLRANRLTSLNESQGAPSVHAWRTAFQRGLLTNLLNPKALLFCSVLLPQFINPQAGPVAAQFALLGVILVSVGFVFDGCYALAGARIGHWLARNRSAQRVQQWLFGSLLIGFAVRLTFVQHA from the coding sequence ATGGCGCAGCTCTGGTTATTTCTGTTGGCCTTATCGGTCGCTTTCCTGTTGCCGGGGCCGGACATGATCCTGCTGCTGCAAACCGGCGCACGCCAGGGCAAGGCCTTGGCGCTGACCACGGCAATCGGCTTGGGGCTGGCCCGGGCATGCCATGTGGCGTTGGCCGGTATGGGCTTGGCGACCTTGTTCAAAGTGGCGCCGTGGACGTTCGACGTGGTGCGCCTCGGTGGCGCGGCCTACTTGTTGTGGCTTGGCGTGCAGTGCCTGCGCGCCAATCGGCTGACATCGCTCAACGAAAGCCAGGGCGCACCTTCGGTGCATGCCTGGCGCACGGCCTTTCAGCGCGGCCTGCTCACCAATCTGCTCAACCCCAAGGCCCTGCTGTTCTGCTCGGTGCTGCTGCCGCAATTCATCAACCCGCAAGCAGGCCCGGTGGCAGCGCAGTTTGCGTTACTCGGTGTGATCCTGGTGAGCGTCGGTTTCGTATTCGACGGCTGCTACGCCCTGGCCGGCGCGCGCATCGGCCACTGGCTGGCGCGCAATCGCTCGGCGCAGCGCGTGCAACAGTGGTTGTTTGGCAGTCTTTTGATTGGTTTTGCGGTGCGTCTCACTTTTGTGCAGCACGCCTGA
- the hflK gene encoding protease modulator HflK: MQVDLEADGASVEGLARFQQGVFHARRLRQAGISLTALAVAGWVLALFVALFAPLSIWPVVLINCASALLVLVAGLQSAWWVADWRAQALEEPAAELIERPLEERGGYTRLLERFGSGLLAQIGAPVLWLCGWSLLALLSIIEFWNLALPASPVGQSASIGAALALALAFGLLVLERRLAQETAAQWPEASQLAQLVRVAIVVWVVSAICLLFAGAQSVWPLRLATVIGLLPALVALEFLLRGTLSLFSPRQPRLEPRLMAQSFIAGLLRWPPQPLLALQHELHNRFGIDLRQIWAFTYMRRAFLPVLLVVLAVGWSLTGVHEVPLQGRGIYERFGKPVEVFGPGLHAGLPWPLGRVLNVENGVVHELATSASDAAAVPLAPAEGPAPLIANRLWDASHVNDKSQVIASSSGDKQSFQIVNMDVRFVYRIGLTDQAALAATYNSADVPTLIRSTASRILVHDFASRTLDELLGEQRTRLADEVGRAVQADLQKLNSGVEILATVVEAIHPPAGAANAYHGVQAAQIGAQALISRERGAASEQTNQALLQASTARDQAMATAREVSAGAQAADLRFGAEQKAYATAGRAFVLEQYLAQLSQGLAHAKLLILDHRLGADGAPTIDLRSFTLPADPSVPRKAVQ, translated from the coding sequence ATGCAAGTGGATTTGGAAGCTGATGGCGCTTCGGTTGAAGGCCTCGCGCGTTTTCAACAAGGGGTGTTCCATGCCCGTCGATTGAGGCAGGCCGGCATCAGCCTGACCGCCCTGGCTGTCGCCGGTTGGGTGCTGGCGTTGTTTGTCGCGCTGTTTGCGCCGTTGTCGATCTGGCCCGTGGTGCTGATCAATTGCGCGAGCGCTCTGCTGGTGCTGGTAGCCGGGTTGCAATCGGCGTGGTGGGTCGCCGATTGGCGTGCCCAGGCGCTGGAGGAACCGGCAGCGGAATTAATCGAACGGCCCCTCGAAGAGCGGGGCGGATACACGCGTCTGCTGGAGCGTTTCGGCAGTGGCTTGCTGGCCCAGATCGGCGCGCCGGTGTTGTGGCTCTGTGGTTGGTCGTTGTTGGCGTTGCTCAGCATCATTGAATTCTGGAACCTGGCCTTGCCCGCATCGCCCGTGGGGCAATCCGCGAGTATCGGCGCTGCGCTGGCGTTGGCGCTGGCCTTTGGCTTGCTGGTATTGGAGCGCCGTCTGGCTCAGGAAACCGCTGCGCAATGGCCTGAAGCGTCGCAGTTGGCGCAGTTGGTCCGGGTGGCGATTGTTGTTTGGGTGGTCAGTGCGATCTGCTTGTTGTTTGCCGGCGCGCAATCCGTGTGGCCGTTGCGCTTGGCGACGGTCATTGGCCTGTTGCCAGCGCTGGTGGCGCTGGAGTTCCTCTTAAGAGGCACGCTGTCGCTGTTCAGCCCGCGCCAGCCACGGCTCGAACCCCGCCTGATGGCGCAAAGCTTCATCGCCGGTCTGCTGCGTTGGCCGCCACAACCCTTGCTCGCTTTGCAGCACGAACTGCACAACCGCTTCGGCATCGACTTGCGCCAGATCTGGGCGTTTACCTACATGCGCCGGGCGTTCTTGCCGGTGCTGCTGGTGGTGCTGGCGGTAGGCTGGTCACTGACCGGCGTGCACGAAGTGCCTCTGCAAGGCCGTGGGATTTATGAGCGGTTCGGCAAACCGGTGGAAGTCTTCGGCCCGGGCCTGCATGCTGGGTTGCCGTGGCCATTGGGTCGCGTTTTGAACGTGGAAAACGGCGTTGTGCACGAGCTCGCCACCAGCGCCAGCGACGCCGCCGCAGTGCCGTTGGCACCTGCCGAAGGCCCGGCGCCGCTGATCGCCAACCGGTTGTGGGATGCCAGCCATGTGAATGACAAGTCCCAGGTGATCGCCAGCAGCAGCGGCGACAAGCAAAGCTTCCAGATCGTCAATATGGATGTCCGCTTCGTCTACCGCATTGGCCTGACCGACCAGGCCGCACTGGCTGCCACCTATAACAGCGCCGATGTGCCGACGCTGATTCGCAGTACCGCCAGCCGCATCCTCGTGCACGACTTTGCCTCGCGCACCCTCGACGAGCTCCTCGGCGAACAACGCACCCGCCTCGCTGATGAGGTCGGCCGCGCGGTGCAGGCGGACCTGCAAAAACTTAACAGTGGCGTGGAAATTCTGGCCACGGTGGTGGAAGCCATTCACCCACCGGCCGGCGCCGCCAATGCCTACCACGGTGTGCAGGCGGCACAGATTGGTGCCCAGGCGCTGATTTCCCGTGAGCGCGGCGCCGCCAGCGAACAAACCAACCAGGCTTTGCTGCAGGCCAGCACTGCGCGCGACCAGGCGATGGCCACCGCCCGTGAAGTCAGCGCGGGCGCCCAAGCGGCAGACCTGCGCTTTGGCGCCGAACAAAAGGCTTACGCCACCGCAGGCCGTGCCTTCGTGCTGGAGCAGTATCTCGCTCAACTGAGCCAAGGGCTGGCGCACGCCAAGCTGCTTATTCTGGATCACCGCCTGGGCGCCGATGGCGCGCCAACGATCGATCTGCGTTCTTTTACTTTGCCGGCCGATCCTTCGGTGCCGCGTAAAGCCGTTCAATAA
- a CDS encoding Lrp/AsnC family transcriptional regulator — MPNFKLDAFDRKILEALQRDGRLSNVQLADEIGLSASPCLRRVRLLEEAGVIRGYQATLDRDEVGLGMMVFVGVKVERHNDTEANAFREAVTALPEVISAFLVSGESDFLLQVVVPDLRGYERFVTGSLLKLPGVRDIRSNFAIQTVKTPGALPLGHLPG, encoded by the coding sequence ATGCCAAATTTCAAACTTGACGCGTTCGACCGCAAGATTCTTGAGGCCCTGCAACGGGACGGTCGCCTGAGCAATGTGCAACTGGCTGATGAGATCGGTCTGTCCGCCTCCCCGTGTTTGCGCCGCGTGCGTCTGTTGGAAGAGGCCGGGGTGATTCGCGGTTATCAGGCCACGCTGGACCGCGATGAAGTGGGGCTGGGCATGATGGTGTTTGTGGGCGTGAAGGTGGAGCGGCACAACGACACCGAGGCGAATGCCTTTCGCGAGGCGGTGACGGCATTGCCCGAAGTGATCTCGGCGTTTCTGGTGTCGGGGGAGTCGGACTTTTTGTTGCAGGTGGTGGTGCCGGACTTACGTGGGTATGAGCGGTTCGTCACCGGCAGCCTGTTGAAGCTGCCGGGGGTGAGGGATATTCGCAGTAACTTTGCGATCCAGACCGTGAAAACCCCAGGCGCCTTGCCCCTGGGACATTTGCCGGGATGA